From Drosophila yakuba strain Tai18E2 chromosome 2L, Prin_Dyak_Tai18E2_2.1, whole genome shotgun sequence, one genomic window encodes:
- the LOC6528858 gene encoding SPARC-related modular calcium-binding protein 2 isoform X1: protein MLARCVLFVTWLAVFIATGKGDDQLMKLPACAAKQGECDDNEGPVCGTDGQTYPTRCHLLRAQCGGHQVSLKYSGSCNACLEAVKFARRQQERDPEYFVPRCRKDGNFAAMQCYGNNGCWCSDSQGRPIEDDNKQFRRKGKLRCRANRRDRRRLASHQIGYNPDTSASKGSSETGSSAHRTCSKSDRSLFNANLMRMFRNEAQSFFRQASLTDSHILEWQFSKLDTNGNKLLDRQEIRELKKVLRRNVKPRRCGRTFGKYCDVIKDASLNWLEWSVCFTKEFHNRSAVVNLLASSAATTPPHFTHYSIHKTNVNGHHRGHTNTIGTGSSPHSYSEDASGSEEHEDNYEDTATGYGGEEDDSQGADLPSSRTHVPSLYMLNSKPETASQDLENDSNCWMDQSVTLEEQGHGGKNVLFVPQCLPDGRYQRIQCYSSTSTSYCWCVNEDTGKSIPGTSVKNKRPQCDESVAVRPMKGCTEPRKTQFLKELKAYLNTSLLPSSTTGTNSSMWKTDDERIATLSFVYLDKNKNKSWDRREWKNFRDLVTSASNLRRCGKKMPRYCDANGDKKISLAEWLNCLQATPRESATTAKPAQSNETASPKFQGVNPVERYLKD from the exons ATGTTGGCGAGGTGTGTTTTGTTCGTCACTTGGCTGGCGGTTTTCATTGCGACTGGAAAAGGTGACGATCAGTTG ATGAAGCTCCCGGCCTGCGCAGCCAAACAGGGCGAATGCGATGATAACGAGGGTCCCGTCTGCGGCACCGATGGCCAAACCTATCCCACCAGGTGTCATCTGCTGCGGGCGCAGTGTGGTGGCCACCAGGTGAGCCTCAAGTACAGCGGCTCCTGCAATG CCTGCTTGGAGGCGGTGAAATTTGCCCGTCGTCAGCAGGAGCGAGATCCCGAATATTTTGTGCCCAGATGCAGGAAGGATGGCAACTTTGCGGCGATGCAGTGCTACGGGAACAACGGATGCTGGTGCAGTGATAGTCAGGGCAGACCCATCGAGGATGATAACAAGCAATTTCGGCGAAAGGGCAAACTGCGTTGCAGGGCCAATCGACGTGACCGACGCCGCCTGGCATCGCATCAGATTGGCTATAATCCGGATACCTCTGCGTCCAAAGGCAGTTCGGAGACAGGTTCTTCAGCCCACCGGACCTGCAGCAAGTCCGATCGGTCGCTGTTCAACGCCAATCTGATGAGGATGTTCCGGAACGAGGCTCAGAGCTTTTTCCGCCAGGCATCTCTTACAGATTCTCACATTCTGGAGTGGCAGTTCTCCAAGCTGGACACGAATGGCAACAAGTTGCTCGATCGCCAGGAGATTAGGGAGCTAAAGAAGGTCCTCAGGCGG AACGTTAAACCTCGTCGATGTGGACGTACCTTTGGCAAATACTGTGATGTCATCAAGGATGCCAGCCTCAATTGGTTGGAATGGAGCGTCTGCTTCACCAAGGAGTTTCACAACC GTAGTGCTGTCGTAAATCTCCTGGCGAGCAGTGCAGCCACCACCCCACCACACTTCACCCACTATAGTATCCACAAAACCAACGTCAATGGCCACCACCGAGGTCATACCAACACCATTGGCACTGGAAGTAGTCCACACTCGTATTCCGAGGATGCAAGTGGCAGTGAGGAGCACGAGGACAACTACGAGGACACAGCCACAGGCTACGGAGGTGAAGAGGACGATTCGCAAGGAGCAGATCTGCCCAGTTCACGAACGCATGTCCCATCATTATATA TGCTCAACTCGAAGCCAGAAACGGCGAGCCAGGACTTGGAGAATGACTCCAACTGTTGGATGGATCAGTCGGTCACGCTGGAGGAACAGGGC CACGGCGGGAAAAACGTTCTATTTGTGCCGCAGTGCCTCCCGGATGGTCGCTATCAGCGCATTCAGTGCTACTCCTCCACGTCCACTTCGTACTGCTGGTGCGTCAACGAGGACACGGGAAAGAGCATCCCCGGCACATCAGTGAAGAACAAGCGGCCTCAGTGCGACGAGAGTGTAGCCGTCCGACCCATGAAGGGATGCACCGAGCCGCGCAAGACGCAGTTCCTCAAGGAGCTGAAGGCCTACCTCAACACCTCGCTTCTGCCCAGCAGCACCACCGG TACGAACTCTTCCATGTGGAAGACAGACGATGAGCGAATCGCTACGCTTAGCTTTGTTTATCTGGACAAGAACAAGAATAAGTCGTGGGATCGGCGAGAGTGGAAGAACTTTCGCGATCTGGTCACGAGTGCCAG CAACCTGCGCAGATGTGGCAAGAAGATGCCGCGCTACTGCGACGCCAATGGAGACAAAAAGATCTCTCTGGCCGAGTGGCTCAACTGTCTGCAAGCAACTCCGCGGGAAAGTGCCACCACGGCCAAGCCGGCACAGTCAA ATGAGACCGCCAGTCCAAAATTTCAAGGTGTGAATCCGGTGGAGCGATATCTGAAAGACTAA
- the LOC6528858 gene encoding SPARC-related modular calcium-binding protein 2 isoform X2, whose protein sequence is MLARCVLFVTWLAVFIATGKGDDQLMKLPACAAKQGECDDNEGPVCGTDGQTYPTRCHLLRAQCGGHQVSLKYSGSCNACLEAVKFARRQQERDPEYFVPRCRKDGNFAAMQCYGNNGCWCSDSQGRPIEDDNKQFRRKGKLRCRANRRDRRRLASHQIGYNPDTSASKGSSETGSSAHRTCSKSDRSLFNANLMRMFRNEAQSFFRQASLTDSHILEWQFSKLDTNGNKLLDRQEIRELKKVLRRNVKPRRCGRTFGKYCDVIKDASLNWLEWSVCFTKEFHNLLNSKPETASQDLENDSNCWMDQSVTLEEQGHGGKNVLFVPQCLPDGRYQRIQCYSSTSTSYCWCVNEDTGKSIPGTSVKNKRPQCDESVAVRPMKGCTEPRKTQFLKELKAYLNTSLLPSSTTGTNSSMWKTDDERIATLSFVYLDKNKNKSWDRREWKNFRDLVTSASNLRRCGKKMPRYCDANGDKKISLAEWLNCLQATPRESATTAKPAQSNETASPKFQGVNPVERYLKD, encoded by the exons ATGTTGGCGAGGTGTGTTTTGTTCGTCACTTGGCTGGCGGTTTTCATTGCGACTGGAAAAGGTGACGATCAGTTG ATGAAGCTCCCGGCCTGCGCAGCCAAACAGGGCGAATGCGATGATAACGAGGGTCCCGTCTGCGGCACCGATGGCCAAACCTATCCCACCAGGTGTCATCTGCTGCGGGCGCAGTGTGGTGGCCACCAGGTGAGCCTCAAGTACAGCGGCTCCTGCAATG CCTGCTTGGAGGCGGTGAAATTTGCCCGTCGTCAGCAGGAGCGAGATCCCGAATATTTTGTGCCCAGATGCAGGAAGGATGGCAACTTTGCGGCGATGCAGTGCTACGGGAACAACGGATGCTGGTGCAGTGATAGTCAGGGCAGACCCATCGAGGATGATAACAAGCAATTTCGGCGAAAGGGCAAACTGCGTTGCAGGGCCAATCGACGTGACCGACGCCGCCTGGCATCGCATCAGATTGGCTATAATCCGGATACCTCTGCGTCCAAAGGCAGTTCGGAGACAGGTTCTTCAGCCCACCGGACCTGCAGCAAGTCCGATCGGTCGCTGTTCAACGCCAATCTGATGAGGATGTTCCGGAACGAGGCTCAGAGCTTTTTCCGCCAGGCATCTCTTACAGATTCTCACATTCTGGAGTGGCAGTTCTCCAAGCTGGACACGAATGGCAACAAGTTGCTCGATCGCCAGGAGATTAGGGAGCTAAAGAAGGTCCTCAGGCGG AACGTTAAACCTCGTCGATGTGGACGTACCTTTGGCAAATACTGTGATGTCATCAAGGATGCCAGCCTCAATTGGTTGGAATGGAGCGTCTGCTTCACCAAGGAGTTTCACAACC TGCTCAACTCGAAGCCAGAAACGGCGAGCCAGGACTTGGAGAATGACTCCAACTGTTGGATGGATCAGTCGGTCACGCTGGAGGAACAGGGC CACGGCGGGAAAAACGTTCTATTTGTGCCGCAGTGCCTCCCGGATGGTCGCTATCAGCGCATTCAGTGCTACTCCTCCACGTCCACTTCGTACTGCTGGTGCGTCAACGAGGACACGGGAAAGAGCATCCCCGGCACATCAGTGAAGAACAAGCGGCCTCAGTGCGACGAGAGTGTAGCCGTCCGACCCATGAAGGGATGCACCGAGCCGCGCAAGACGCAGTTCCTCAAGGAGCTGAAGGCCTACCTCAACACCTCGCTTCTGCCCAGCAGCACCACCGG TACGAACTCTTCCATGTGGAAGACAGACGATGAGCGAATCGCTACGCTTAGCTTTGTTTATCTGGACAAGAACAAGAATAAGTCGTGGGATCGGCGAGAGTGGAAGAACTTTCGCGATCTGGTCACGAGTGCCAG CAACCTGCGCAGATGTGGCAAGAAGATGCCGCGCTACTGCGACGCCAATGGAGACAAAAAGATCTCTCTGGCCGAGTGGCTCAACTGTCTGCAAGCAACTCCGCGGGAAAGTGCCACCACGGCCAAGCCGGCACAGTCAA ATGAGACCGCCAGTCCAAAATTTCAAGGTGTGAATCCGGTGGAGCGATATCTGAAAGACTAA